ACCTATGGGAACTACCTCGATACCGTCGACGAGTACGACGTCGAGCTGCTCATCGTCGAAAGCGGCGATGAGCTACCGCTTGAGGGCGATGTCTCTGCCCAGGTGATGAACCCGCCTGCTGGGGACGCTGGGAGTGATGTTAACGATAACAGTGTGGTACTGGCGCTCGAGTTTGGTGACTTCCAGTATTTGGCACCCGGTGATGTCGATACTGGCGTTGAGCAGCGCTTGGTCGACGAGTGGGAAAACGATCTCGAGAGCGATGTCTACAAGGCTGGCCATCACGGCTCATCGACCTCCTCGAGTGACGCCTTCGTAGACGCCATCGATCCGGAGACGGCTATCATCTCGAGTGCCTATGATTCACAGTATGGGCACCCAAGCGATGAGGTGCTCGAACGGTTTGCCGCTCGAGAGATCGAAACATACTGGACGGGAGTCCACGGCGATATTGTGGTTCGCACCGATGGCACGTCGATCGAGGTAGAGACGGAAGAGTTGTTCTCGACGGACCCAGAGGATATCCTCGCGGAGACACCTGATTCCGACGATGAGACGAACTCCCTGATATCACCTCCTCTGGTCGCCAGTGGAATTGATGGAGCTGTCGCTCCTGCTATGGGGTGAGAACGATGGACGGGACTTACACTGGCGTTGTCGATCGAATTGAGGACGGTGAGATTGCTATCATCTTGCTCGAGGAGAACGGGCAGGTGATCGAGCAAGTGGATGTCCCTGTGGCTCGATTGCCTGAGCCCGCTCAAACAGACGGTGGTGTGTTGTCGGTTACGCTCGAGGATGGCGACATCGTGTCGATGGAATATCGACCGGACGCCACTCGCGACCGCCGTGAGTCTGCGCAGGAGAAACTGGATCGGTTGTCGGAGAAGTTGTCTGATCGCGAGGAGTGAGTCGACGCTGGCGGTGATGAAGAGTGACTCTCGAGGAAAAGTCTGTAGTGGACACTTGGTTCTGTTTCGAAGTTCCGTCTGATAAGAGGAGAATCGTGGATTGTCAAACGCTCAGTACAGAGAGGCCAGCAAACAGATGAGAACGTGAGTGCTCTATTTCAGTTCTTTCGGAAGATCGTCTACACCCCACACCTGTAGTACTTGTCGAATGTGGAAATCCTTCTCTGATGGATCAT
This genomic stretch from Natrinema sp. HArc-T2 harbors:
- a CDS encoding DUF3006 domain-containing protein; translation: MDGTYTGVVDRIEDGEIAIILLEENGQVIEQVDVPVARLPEPAQTDGGVLSVTLEDGDIVSMEYRPDATRDRRESAQEKLDRLSEKLSDREE